A DNA window from Phoenix dactylifera cultivar Barhee BC4 chromosome 13, palm_55x_up_171113_PBpolish2nd_filt_p, whole genome shotgun sequence contains the following coding sequences:
- the LOC103720655 gene encoding ATP-citrate synthase beta chain protein 2, protein MATGQLFSQQTQALFYNYKQLPIQRMLDFDFLCGRETPSVAGIINPGSEGFQKLFFGQEEIAIPVHSGIEAACGAHPTADVFINFASFRSAAASSMSALKQPTIKVVAIIAEGVPESDTKQLIAYARANNKVVIGPATVGGIQAGAFKIGDTAGTIDNIIHCKLYRPGSVGFVSKSGGMSNELYNTIARVTDGIYEGIAIGGDVFPGSTLSDHVLRFNNIPQVKMMVVLGELGGRDEYSLVEALKEGRVHKPVVAWVSGTCARLFKSEVQFGHAGAKSGGELESAQAKNQALREAGAIVPTSYEALEGAVKETFEKLVEEGKITPVSDVKPPQIPEDLNNAIKSGKVRAPTHIISTISDDRGEEPCYAGVPMSTIVEQGYGVGDVLSLLWFKRSLPRYCTQFIEICIMLCADHGPCVSGAHNTIVTARAGKDLVSSLVSGLLTIGPRFGGAIDDAARYFKDAYDRGLTPYEFVEGMKKKGIRVPGIGHRIKSRDNRDKRVELLQQYAHTHFPSVKYMEYAVKVETYTLSKANNLVLNVDGAIGSLFLDLLAGSGMFSKQEIDEIVEIGYLNGLFVLARSIGLIGHTFDQKRLKQPLYRHPWEDVLYTK, encoded by the exons ATGGCCACAGGACAACTTTTCTCGCAACAAACCCAAGCATTATTCTACAATTATAAGCAACTTCCCATCCAAAGGATGCTTGATTTTGACTTCCTTTGTG GGAGGGAGACACCATCTGTTGCTGGAATTATTAATCCTGGTTCTGAAGGGTTTCAGAAACTATTTTTTGGTCAGGAGGAAATTGCCATTCCAGTTCATTCAGG CATTGAAGCAGCTTGTGGTGCTCATCCAACAGCTGATGTTTTCATCAACTTTGCATCATTTAGAAG TGCAGCTGCCTCTTCCATGTCTGCTTTGAAACAACCAACAATCAAAGTTGTAGCTATTATAGCTGAAGGTGTTCCAGAATCAGACACAAAGCAGTTGATCGCTTATGCAAGGGCTAATAACAAG GTTGTTATTGGTCCTGCCACTGTTGGAGGAATTCAAGCTGGAGCTTTTAAAATTGGTGACACTGCTGGGACAATTGACAATATAATTCACTGCAAGCTTTACAGGCCTGGATCTGTTGGATTTGTATCTAAATCA GGAGGCATGTCCAATGAGCTTTACAACACAATTGCACGTGTGACTGATGGAATTTATGAAG GCATTGCAATTGGAGGAGATGTTTTTCCAGGTTCAACTCTTTCTGATCATGTCCTGCGGTTCAACAACATCCCTCAG GTCAAAATGATGGTTGTGCTGGGGGAACTGGGTGGGCGAGATGAGTACTCCCTCGTTGAGGCCCTAAAAGAAGGAAGGGTTCATAAACCAGTTGTTGCTTGGGTTAGCGGAACCTGTGCACGGCTCTTCAAATCAGAAGTGCAGTTTGGTCATGCT GGTGCTAAAAGTGGTGGTGAATTAGAATCAGCACAGGCAAAAAATCAGGCACTAAGGGAAGCTGGAGCAATTGTTCCCACTTCATATGAAGCCCTAGAGGGTGCAGTCAAAGAAACATTTGAGAAACTA GTTGAAGAAGGGAAGATAACCCCTGTATCTGACGTTAAACCTCCTCAAATACCCGAGGACcttaacaatgcaattaaaagTGGAAAGGTCCGCGCGCCAACACATATTATCTCAACTATCTCTGATGACAGAG GTGAAGAGCCATGTTATGCTGGTGTGCCCATGTCTACCATTGTTGAGCAGGGTTATGGTGTGGGAGatgttctctctcttttgtggtTCAAGCGTAGTCTTCCCCGATATTGCACACAATTCATTGAG ATTTGCATCATGTTGTGTGCCGATCATGGTCCTTGCGTCTCTGGTGCTCATAACACTATAGTAACAGCAAGAGCTGGAAAGGATTTAGTCTCTAGCCTGGTCTCAG GGTTGCTGACAATTGGTCCTCGATTTGGTGGTGCAATTGATGATGCTGCACGATACTTCAAGGATGCATATGACAGG GGTCTCACTCCTTACGAGTTTGTTGAAGGTATGAAAAAGAAGGGCATTCGTGTACCGGGTATAGGGCACAG GATCAAGAGTAGAGACAACAGGGACAAGAGAGTGGAACTTCTGCAACAATATGCTCACACTCATTTCCCTTCCGTGAAGTACATGGAGTATGCTGTTAAAGTTGAAACGTACACCCTCTCAAAGGCCAATAACTTGGTTCTGAATGTTGATGGTGCAATTGGATCCCTCTTCTTGGATCTTCTTGCTGGCAGTGGAATGTTCAGCAAACAAGAGATTGATGAGATAGTTGAGATTGGATATTTGAATGGACTTTTCGTACTTGCACgttcaattggtttgatcgg GCATACTTTCGACCAGAAGAGATTAAAACAGCCTCTCTACCGTCATCCATGGGAAGATGTTCTATATACAAAATGA
- the LOC103720657 gene encoding phytochrome B-like, translating into MASGSRPTQSQRSESGSKAIAQYTVDARLQAVFEQSGKSFDYSQSVRAATPSQSVPEQQITAYLSKIQRGGCIQPFGATLAVEEHSFRLLAFSENAPDLLDLPNPVPSLDPSSPHRRLALGSDVRSLFNPSSALLLNRAASAREITLLNPLRIHSRSSGKPFYAVLHRIDIGIVIDLEPARSEDPALSVAGAVQSQKLAVRAVSRLQSLPGGDIELLCDTVVDHVRELTGYDRVMVYKFHEDEHGEVVAESRRDDLEPYLGVHYPATDIPQASRFLFKQSRVRMIADCNAIPVPVIQDENLAQPLCLAGSTLRAPLGCHAQYMANMGSIASLVLAVVIRESGGDDDGINRNATKLWGLLVCHHTSPRCIPFPLRHACEFLMQAFGLQLNMELQLASQLSEKHILRTQTLLCDMLLRGSPTGIVTQSPSIMDLVKCDGAALYYQGNYCPLGVTPTETQINDIVKWLSACHGDSTGLSTDSLADARYPGAAALGDAVCGMAVAQITPRAFLFWFRSHTAKEIKWGGAKHHPEDKDDGQRMHPRSSLKAFLEVVKSRSSPWENAEMDAIHSLQLILRDSFREAAAGASDSKAMIDGQFGELESRGIDELSSVAREMVRLIETAVAPICAVDADGCINGWNAKVAELTGLPVEEAMGKSLAKDLVFTESADVVDELLCRALRGEEDKNVELKLKTFGSQHSMNAIFLIVNACSSRDNTNNIVGVCFVGQDVTGQKLVMDKFISIQRDYKAIVQSPIPLIPPIFASDENACCSEWNTAMENLSGWSRGEMIGKLLVGEVFGSCCRLKGPGALTKFMIVLHSAIGGQETDKHPFAFLDKNGKFVQALLTANTRSNIDGQQIGAFCFLQTATPELQQALEIQRQQEKQSHARMKEMAYICQEIKYPLTGIRFTNSLLKMTDLSDDQKQMLKTSASCERQMMKIIEDTNLQSIEDGSLMLDKGEFLLGSVINAVISQVMILLRERGLQLIRDIPEEIKIISVYGDQVRIQQVLADFLLNMVRHAPSPDGWVEIHVRPSLKQNSDGKEVVFFQFRIVCPGDGLPPELVQDLFHDARWVTQEGIGLSVSRKILKLMKGEVQYTRETERCFFLISMELPTCQR; encoded by the exons ATGGCCTCCGGCAGCCGGCCGACGCAGTCCCAGCGGTCGGAGTCGGGGAGCAAGGCGATCGCGCAGTACACGGTGGACGCCCGCCTCCAGGCCGTGTTCGAGCAGTCCGGCAAGTCATTCGACTACTCCCAGTCTGTCCGGGCCGCGACGCCGTCGCAGTCGGTCCCGGAGCAGCAGATCACCGCCTACCTCTCCAAGATCCAGCGCGgcggctgcatccagcccttcGGAGCCACCCTCGCCGTAGAGGAACACTCCTTCCGCCTCCTCGCCTTCTCCGAGAACGCCCCCGACCTCCTCGACCTCCCCAACCCCGTCCCCTCCCTCGACCCCTCCTCCCCTCACCGCCGCCTCGCCCTAGGCTCCGACGTTCGCTCCCTCTTCAACCCCTCCTCCGCCCTCCTCCTCAACCGCGCCGCCTCCGCCCGCGAGATCACCCTCCTCAACCCCCTTCGGATCCACTCCCGCTCCTCCGGCAAACCCTTCTACGCCGTCCTCCACAGGATCGATATCGGAATCGTCATCGATCTCGAGCCCGCACGCAGCGAGGACCCCGCCCTCTCCGTCGCCGGCGCCGTCCAGTCCCAGAAGCTCGCCGTGCGAGCAGTCTCGCGCCTCCAGTCCCTCCCCGGCGGCGACATCGAGCTCCTCTGCGACACCGTCGTCGACCACGTCCGTGAGCTCACCGGCTACGACCGCGTCATGGTCTACAAGTTTCACGAGGACGAGCACGGCGAGGTCGTCGCCGAGAGCCGCCGCGACGACCTCGAGCCCTACCTGGGCGTCCACTACCCTGCCACCGACATCCCTCAGGCCTCCCGCTTCCTCTTCAAGCAGAGCCGCGTCCGGATGATCGCCGACTGCAACGCCATCCCCGTCCCGGTGATCCAAGACGAAAACTTGGCGCAGCCACTCTGCCTCGCGGGCTCCACCCTCCGGGCGCCGCTCGGCTGCCACGCTCAGTACATGGCCAACATGGGCTCCATCGCCTCCCTCGTCCTAGCCGTCGTCATCAGAGAGAGCGGCGGCGACGACGACGGCATCAACCGCAACGCTACCAAGCTCTGGGGCCTCCTCGTCTGCCACCACACCTCCCCCCGCTGCATCCCGTTCCCGCTCCGCCACGCCTGCGAGTTCCTCATGCAGGCCTTCGGCCTCCAGCTCAACATGGAGCTCCAATTGGCCTCGCAGTTGTCCGAGAAGCACATCCTCAGAACCCAGACCCTGCTCTGCGACATGCTCCTCCGTGGCTCGCCCACCGGGATCGTCACCCAGAGCCCCAGCATAATGGATCTCGTCAAGTGCGACGGAGCGGCGCTGTATTACCAGGGGAATTACTGCCCTCTCGGCGTTACTCCAACGGAAACCCAGATAAACGATATTGTAAAATGGCTGTCGGCCTGCCACGGGGACTCGACGGGGCTGAGCACCGACAGTTTGGCGGATGCTCGGTATCCGGGCGCGGCGGCGCTCGGGGATGCGGTCTGCGGGATGGCCGTGGCACAGATCACTCCGAGGGCCTTCTTGTTTTGGTTCCGGTCGCACACTGCGAAGGAGATCAAGTGGGGTGGCGCGAAGCATCATCCGGAGGACAAAGATGATGGGCAGAGGATGCACCCTCGGTCGTCATTGAAGGCGTTCTTGGAGGTGGTTAAGAGCAGGAGCTCCCCATGGGAGAATGCGGAGATGGACGCCATACACTCATTGCAGCTCATTTTACGGGATTCTTTTCGGGAAGCTGCGGCGGGGGCCAGCGATTCGAAGGCCATGATCGATGGTCAGTTCGGGGAACTGGAGTCGCGAGGAATAGATGAGCTCAGCTCAGTTGCGAGGGAGATGGTTAGGTTGATAGAGACTGCGGTGGCACCCATTTGTGCTGTTGATGCCGATGGGTGTATAAATGGTTGGAATGCGAAGGTTGCCGAGCTGACAGGGCTCCCGGTGGAGGAAGCTATGGGTAAATCACTGGCTAAGGATCTTGTCTTCACGGAGTCTGCAGATGTTGTCGACGAGCTTCTCTGCCGAGCCTTGAGAG GTGAAGAAGATAAGAATGTGGAACTAAAGCTGAAGACATTTGGCTCGCAGCATTCGATGAATGCTATTTTTCTCATAGTAAATGCTTGTTCCAGCAGGGATAACACAAACAATATCGTAGGCGTCTGCTTTGTTGGCCAGGATGTTACTGGACAGAAACTGGTCATGGATAAATTCATTAGCATACAACGTGATTATAAGGCTATTGTACAGAGTCCTATCCCTCTGATTCCCCCTATATTTGCTTCGGATGAGAATGCATGTTGTTCAGAGTGGAACACAGCAATGGAAAATCTTAGTGGTTGGTCAAGAGGGGAAATGATCGGAAAGCTTCTGGTTGGAGAAGTTTTTGGCAGCTGCTGTCGACTCAAGGGTCCAGGTGCTCTTACAAAATTCATGATTGTCCTTCACAGCGCCATTGGAGGACAGGAAACAGACAAGCACCCGTTTGCATTCCTCGACAAGAATGGCAAATTTGTACAGGCGCTTCTGACAGCAAATACAAGAAGTAATATCGATGGCCAGCAAATTGGTGCCTTCTGCTTCCTGCAGACAGCTACCCCTGAATTGCAGCAGGCTCTTGAAATCCAGCGCCAGCAGGAAAAGCAAAGCCATGCAAGAATGAAAGAGATGGCTTATATTTGCCAAGAGATAAAATATCCCCTTACTGGTATTCGGTTCACAAACTCGCTGTTGAAGATGACAGATTTAAGTGATGATCAGAAGCAAATGCTTAAAACTAGTGCCTCCTGCGAGAGACAGATGATGAAGATTATAGAGGACACAAATCTACAAAGCATTGAGGAtgg TTCGTTGATGCTCGACAAAGGTGAATTTCTGCTTGGAAGTGTTATAAATGCTGTTATTAGCCAAGTGATGATTTTGCTAAGAGAAAGAGGTTTACAATTAATTCGGGATATTCCTgaagaaattaaaataatttctgTATATGGAGACCAAGTCAGAATTCAGCAAGTCTTGGCTGACTTTTTGCTGAACATGGTGCGGCATGCACCATCACCAGATGGGTGGGTGGAGATCCACGTTAGACCAAGTTTGAAGCAGAATTCTGATGGAAAAGAAGTGGTGTTTTTCCAATTCAG GATTGTTTGCCCTGGTGATGGCCTTCCACCAGAACTAGTGCAAGATTTGTTCCATGACGCCAGGTGGGTGACCCAGGAAGGCATTGGTCTGAGTGTAAGCAGGAAGATCCTAAAGCTGATGAAGGGGGAAGTCCAGTATACCAGGGAGACAGAGAGATGTTTCTTCCTCATCTCCATGGAACTTCCCACTTGTCAGAGGTGA